The genome window ATTGCAATTCAGGGTGATTCTACATCAAATATCTTTTGCCAAGATTATCACGAAGATTGGGATCAGCGCCTGCACTTAACAGAAAATCCGAAATATCTCCAAGTCCGTCATAACTATTCGCAATATGAATTGGAGTTATTCCTCTATTATCGGCGCAGTTCGGATCTGCACCTTTCCAGATTAGTAGCTTAACTGCATTGATATTGCCAGATTCAACAGCAAAATGCAGAGGATAAATTCCATCTTCATCACTTTGGTTTGGATTGAGTCCGCTAGAAAGCAGCGTCTCAAGAAAAACTAGGTCATTTTGTTCGGTTGCAGCAATCTTAAGTAAAGTATGACTTGATTCTAGAAAATCAGATTCGTTTAATAATCTGACTAGAAGAGTTTGGAATTTATTATAGTTATGATTCTCAATGGAAGAAACTAATTCCCTTATTCGACTATTTATCTTTAAACGATTGATTGAAGAAACTAAGCTTGCTAACATCAGGTTGATTGTTCAAAAAGTTTTTATAAATGTCGATCACTTTTTCCTTGGATAGAACTTCTTTCCAGATGCAGATCCAGAATTTTTCTTAGACGCTGGTCTAGATGCTCGAGGTGGTCTCTGAGGTCTTGGTGACGCCTTCACAACATTATGATTCATCAAAGGATAAGCATGTCCTTCAACGACTGGAATTGATTTACCAATTAATTTCTGAATATCTTTTAGATATTCTTTTTCTTCTGCATCACAAAATCCAATAGCA of Leptospira sp. GIMC2001 contains these proteins:
- a CDS encoding ankyrin repeat domain-containing protein; this translates as MLASLVSSINRLKINSRIRELVSSIENHNYNKFQTLLVRLLNESDFLESSHTLLKIAATEQNDLVFLETLLSSGLNPNQSDEDGIYPLHFAVESGNINAVKLLIWKGADPNCADNRGITPIHIANSYDGLGDISDFLLSAGADPNLRDNLGKRYLM